From Verrucomicrobia bacterium S94, the proteins below share one genomic window:
- a CDS encoding long-chain fatty acid--CoA ligase: MQKAVREGGFFRVLQRRRNCDKIAPFNMERRMTIKDCLNRAAEESPDCIALKFKADGRWQTRSFRQLRERVWHVSEMLVELGVQEGDRVAIYRENSPEWFELYHGIVGIGAVAVPVDAKLRESEVRHIFRDCAVSVAFCSCRMAENLLEMKERIPELKHLVMLDCNERNAHLCEELECEMYGALFDAVHEKAMTDGRAFDRLSPSPASPASFIYTSGTTGRQKGAVLTHRNFLANVESIDRSLRFSKEDNFMLILPLHHSFAFTCTVLVPIFKHCQVSLVESLKTIKADMADASPTIMLAVPLLLDKMLARVMDGVNAKKMARIMFNAGLAKVIGKKVKEGLGGKLRLVVSGGAPISPATLEGWNKLGLLVVEGYGITETAPVLSVNPLDAPKVGTVGLPLKGVEIRIDKPNAEGIGEICAKGDNVMQGYWNNPEETAKVLRDGWYHSGDLGRFDEDGYLVISGRKKSLIVNREGKNIYPEEVERQVLKSKLVLECLALGYREAEETGERVGLIVVPNQEIIDGMHTHEGANLTDEVIEELVRKDVREKLKALADYKRPRKIEVRFEEFEKTTTQKIKRYLYDISV, from the coding sequence ATGCAGAAAGCCGTCCGCGAGGGCGGCTTTTTTCGTGTTTTACAACGGCGGCGGAATTGTGACAAAATCGCTCCCTTTAACATGGAGAGAAGAATGACGATTAAGGACTGTCTGAATCGGGCGGCTGAGGAGAGCCCGGATTGCATAGCCTTGAAATTTAAAGCGGACGGTCGCTGGCAGACCCGCTCGTTCAGACAATTGAGGGAACGGGTCTGGCATGTTTCGGAAATGCTGGTGGAACTCGGGGTCCAGGAGGGGGACCGCGTAGCGATTTACCGGGAGAATTCGCCGGAGTGGTTTGAGCTTTATCACGGAATTGTAGGCATCGGGGCGGTTGCGGTTCCGGTGGATGCGAAGCTGCGGGAGAGCGAGGTGCGGCATATTTTCCGGGACTGTGCGGTTTCGGTGGCTTTCTGTTCCTGCCGTATGGCGGAGAATCTGCTGGAAATGAAAGAGCGGATTCCGGAGCTGAAACATCTGGTGATGCTGGACTGTAATGAACGGAACGCGCATTTGTGTGAAGAGCTGGAATGCGAAATGTACGGGGCGTTGTTTGATGCGGTTCATGAAAAGGCCATGACGGACGGGCGGGCTTTTGACCGGTTGAGTCCCTCGCCGGCTTCGCCGGCATCGTTTATCTATACGTCGGGCACAACGGGCCGCCAGAAGGGGGCGGTGCTGACGCATCGGAACTTTCTGGCGAACGTGGAAAGTATAGATCGTTCGCTGCGGTTTTCGAAGGAGGACAATTTTATGCTGATCCTTCCGCTGCATCATTCGTTTGCGTTTACCTGCACCGTGCTGGTTCCGATCTTTAAGCACTGTCAGGTTTCTCTGGTTGAAAGTCTAAAAACCATTAAGGCGGATATGGCTGATGCGTCGCCGACCATTATGCTGGCGGTTCCGCTGCTGCTCGACAAAATGCTGGCGCGGGTTATGGACGGGGTCAACGCAAAGAAGATGGCGCGGATTATGTTCAATGCCGGTCTGGCGAAGGTCATCGGTAAAAAAGTCAAAGAGGGGCTCGGCGGAAAACTGCGGCTGGTTGTTTCCGGCGGTGCGCCGATCAGCCCGGCCACGCTTGAAGGGTGGAATAAACTCGGTCTATTGGTGGTTGAAGGTTACGGCATCACAGAAACCGCGCCGGTTCTTTCGGTTAATCCGCTGGATGCGCCAAAGGTCGGAACAGTCGGTCTTCCGCTCAAAGGGGTTGAAATCAGAATTGATAAACCCAATGCCGAGGGGATCGGTGAAATCTGTGCTAAAGGCGACAACGTGATGCAGGGATACTGGAACAATCCCGAGGAGACCGCCAAAGTACTTCGGGACGGCTGGTATCATTCCGGCGACCTGGGCCGTTTTGATGAGGATGGATATCTGGTGATCAGCGGCCGCAAAAAAAGCCTGATCGTTAACCGCGAAGGCAAAAATATTTATCCTGAAGAAGTTGAGCGGCAGGTGCTGAAAAGCAAACTCGTCCTTGAATGTCTGGCGCTCGGTTACCGGGAAGCCGAGGAGACCGGGGAGCGTGTCGGTCTGATTGTGGTGCCGAATCAGGAAATTATCGACGGCATGCACACCCATGAAGGGGCTAATCTTACCGATGAGGTCATTGAGGAGCTGGTGCGCAAAGATGTGCGCGAAAAGCTTAAGGCGCTCGCCGATTACAAACGCCCCCGGAAAATCGAGGTGCGGTTTGAGGAGTTTGAAAAAACCACTACGCAGAAAATCAAGCGCTACCTCTATGACATCAGTGTGTAA
- a CDS encoding ATP-dependent metallopeptidase FtsH/Yme1/Tma family protein, with product MSDNYQQKDPKSEKPNKKGPPPMPMRGLAISFLAVAVFLVVLQLFTKSPDAANEMSYSAFMKQVEAERISKVVLSYDSSGNQFATGESKDLNASGTTKFKVYIPFRDDTMLQETLKEHGVEIESKPLKTAMTSILINIVPFLLIFGVIYFIFIRQMKNAGRGAMSFGKSRAKLLTQDKNKITFNEVAGVDEAKEELQEVVEFLRDPKQFQKLGGKMPKGVLLSGSPGTGKTLLAKAVAGEADVPFFTISGSDFVEMFVGIGASRVRDMFEQGKKNAPCIIFIDEIDAVGRSRFSGIGGGHDEREQTLNALLVEMDGFDTQEGIIIVAATNRPDVLDPALLRPGRFDRQVVVDPPTLEGREQILKIHSRNVRLSDQVDLRKTARGTPGFSGADLANLVNEAALLASRRGADFVEQQDMEEARDKVMWGRERRSHVLDAEEKKLTAYHEAGHAVAMYHMPECEPIHKVTIIPRGRALGATMQLPEKDRYTQSQKRLEADLVAFMGGRAAEELIFGDVTTGAHNDIERSTMIARAMVCEYGMSKKLGPQNLGSNNQPVFLGQGITGSPDFSEQTARLIDEEVRRIVTEAYDKCMKILTDNKEQLIALSEILIEREVLDFEEVDSIMKTGKLPETSEKPEPENSAGKSESEATDEKQEDGSDGPKTEEA from the coding sequence ATGTCAGATAATTACCAACAGAAAGATCCGAAGTCAGAGAAGCCGAACAAGAAAGGGCCCCCGCCAATGCCTATGCGCGGCCTGGCCATTTCCTTCCTGGCCGTTGCGGTTTTTCTCGTCGTTTTACAGCTTTTCACGAAATCCCCGGATGCGGCCAATGAAATGTCCTATTCTGCTTTCATGAAGCAGGTGGAGGCCGAACGCATTTCCAAAGTGGTACTTTCGTATGACAGCTCAGGCAATCAGTTCGCCACCGGTGAATCAAAAGACCTGAATGCAAGCGGAACCACTAAATTCAAGGTCTACATTCCCTTCCGCGATGACACGATGCTGCAGGAAACGCTGAAAGAGCACGGCGTTGAAATTGAGAGTAAGCCGCTGAAAACCGCGATGACCTCAATCCTCATCAATATTGTCCCGTTTCTGCTCATTTTCGGCGTCATTTATTTCATCTTTATCCGTCAGATGAAAAATGCCGGCCGAGGAGCCATGAGCTTCGGCAAAAGCCGGGCTAAACTGCTGACGCAGGACAAAAACAAAATCACCTTCAATGAAGTGGCCGGTGTGGATGAGGCCAAAGAAGAACTGCAGGAGGTTGTTGAATTTCTAAGGGATCCGAAGCAGTTCCAGAAACTCGGCGGTAAGATGCCGAAAGGGGTACTGCTCTCCGGCTCGCCGGGTACCGGTAAAACCCTGCTCGCCAAAGCAGTGGCCGGCGAAGCCGACGTTCCCTTCTTCACCATTTCCGGCTCCGACTTTGTGGAAATGTTTGTGGGTATCGGCGCCTCCCGGGTCCGCGACATGTTCGAACAGGGCAAAAAAAACGCCCCGTGCATTATTTTCATCGATGAAATTGACGCCGTCGGCCGTAGCCGTTTCAGCGGAATCGGCGGCGGACACGATGAGCGCGAGCAGACCCTGAATGCCCTGCTTGTGGAAATGGACGGTTTTGACACACAGGAAGGCATTATTATTGTGGCGGCCACCAACCGCCCCGATGTTCTCGATCCGGCCCTGCTTCGCCCCGGCCGTTTTGACCGTCAGGTGGTGGTTGACCCCCCGACCCTCGAAGGCCGTGAGCAGATTCTGAAGATCCACTCCCGCAATGTTCGGCTTTCCGACCAGGTAGACCTTCGTAAAACCGCGCGCGGAACACCGGGATTTTCCGGAGCAGATCTGGCAAACCTGGTGAATGAAGCCGCGCTGCTCGCCTCGCGCCGGGGAGCGGATTTTGTGGAACAGCAGGATATGGAGGAAGCACGTGATAAAGTGATGTGGGGCCGCGAACGCCGCAGCCACGTGCTGGACGCGGAAGAGAAAAAACTGACCGCCTATCACGAAGCGGGCCATGCCGTTGCGATGTATCACATGCCGGAGTGTGAACCGATCCATAAAGTCACCATCATTCCGCGCGGCCGGGCGCTGGGTGCCACCATGCAGCTGCCGGAGAAAGACCGCTATACGCAGAGCCAGAAACGCCTTGAAGCCGATCTGGTGGCCTTTATGGGCGGACGCGCAGCTGAAGAACTGATCTTCGGAGATGTGACCACCGGAGCACACAATGACATTGAGCGCTCCACGATGATCGCCCGGGCCATGGTCTGTGAATACGGCATGAGCAAAAAACTGGGCCCGCAGAATCTCGGCAGCAACAACCAGCCGGTCTTCCTCGGGCAGGGTATTACCGGATCGCCCGATTTCAGTGAGCAGACCGCCCGGCTGATTGATGAAGAGGTTCGGCGCATCGTTACCGAAGCCTATGACAAGTGCATGAAAATCCTGACGGATAACAAGGAACAGCTGATCGCTCTTTCCGAAATTCTGATTGAACGCGAAGTGCTGGACTTTGAGGAAGTGGATTCGATCATGAAAACCGGTAAACTTCCGGAAACTTCCGAAAAACCGGAACCAGAGAATTCCGCCGGAAAATCAGAATCGGAAGCAACCGACGAAAAACAGGAAGACGGTTCTGACGGACCCAAAACGGAAGAGGCCTAG
- the bamE gene encoding outer membrane protein assembly factor BamE yields the protein MKTMRSVLVAGVVVLLAGCATSFKPWKLSDVREGMTREEVESVLGRPDAEESRNGAEYLYYTYEEEARGAEIYDPVNQDMKRKAEVLTRILSESRYEVVLVDGKLINYKEITD from the coding sequence ATGAAAACAATGAGATCAGTTTTAGTAGCAGGTGTGGTTGTTCTTCTGGCAGGATGTGCCACTTCTTTTAAACCCTGGAAACTCAGTGATGTCCGGGAAGGGATGACTCGGGAAGAAGTGGAATCTGTTCTGGGCAGGCCCGATGCTGAGGAATCACGGAACGGTGCGGAATACCTCTATTATACCTATGAAGAAGAAGCCCGTGGTGCAGAAATTTACGACCCGGTAAATCAGGATATGAAGCGCAAAGCCGAAGTACTGACCCGCATTCTTTCCGAAAGCAGATATGAAGTCGTGCTCGTAGACGGCAAGCTGATCAACTATAAGGAAATTACCGACTAG